A single Candidatus Babeliales bacterium DNA region contains:
- a CDS encoding ankyrin repeat domain-containing protein, producing the protein MIYKRLVFSVAQIIVCGLLFFGGSLLSEDDLGVSSENAGSSTGREVVIANQVASEVPAQERASDEFLFNPAATIKELEKKMIDAPGLVNKKNQFGVTALMGAARDGNLDKVELFLRYNADVNVVSSDHIWTDMTIDKGGNVALHYALYYGNNPHVYRIVEALLRKGADPEKRNNMQEMPIHYLREVQNMEVKRMLLRLLVDEYEVDINARGYNGDTILHQTVARNDLPFAGVLNEFRGKLQFGIKNYAQLTPLEYAQSMSRDGVASALIGLASPGGLKQEDGNYMVNAPEENKVGAPDGLNM; encoded by the coding sequence ATGATATATAAAAGGTTGGTGTTTTCTGTTGCGCAGATTATTGTCTGCGGACTATTGTTTTTTGGTGGTTCCCTGTTGAGTGAGGATGATTTGGGAGTCTCATCTGAAAATGCGGGATCTTCGACGGGACGTGAGGTGGTTATTGCTAATCAGGTTGCATCGGAGGTGCCTGCGCAAGAACGAGCGTCGGACGAATTTTTATTTAATCCTGCTGCGACGATAAAAGAATTAGAGAAAAAAATGATAGATGCTCCGGGATTAGTTAATAAAAAAAATCAATTTGGGGTAACGGCGTTGATGGGGGCGGCAAGGGATGGGAATTTGGATAAGGTGGAGTTGTTCTTGCGGTATAATGCTGATGTGAATGTAGTGTCGAGTGATCATATATGGACAGACATGACCATAGATAAGGGAGGGAATGTGGCATTACACTACGCATTGTATTATGGTAATAATCCTCATGTATATAGGATAGTAGAAGCGTTATTGCGGAAAGGTGCGGATCCAGAAAAAAGAAATAACATGCAGGAGATGCCAATACATTATCTGCGAGAGGTCCAGAATATGGAGGTGAAGCGGATGCTGCTGAGACTGCTGGTTGATGAGTACGAGGTGGATATAAATGCACGCGGGTATAATGGCGACACTATATTGCATCAGACGGTAGCAAGAAATGACTTGCCGTTCGCTGGGGTACTGAATGAGTTTAGGGGGAAGTTGCAGTTCGGGATAAAAAACTATGCGCAGTTGACGCCGCTTGAGTATGCACAAAGTATGAGTAGAGATGGAGTGGCGAGCGCACTCATTGGTCTTGCTTCACCGGGTGGTCTAAAGCAAGAAGATGGTAATTATATGGTGAACGCACCAGAGGAAAACAAAGTGGGAGCGCCAGATGGGTTAAACATGTAG